From one Catellatospora sp. IY07-71 genomic stretch:
- a CDS encoding LacI family DNA-binding transcriptional regulator: protein MAENKPPKVTIAAIADLAGVSVPTVSRVVNGRSDVALSTRERVEELLTRHGYRRRASAGRAGSGLLDLVFNDLDSPWAVEIIRGVEDVAHAAGIGTVVSAIHRRTASAKQWLDGVRSRATEGVIFVTSMVEPPLQAELRRLNIPVVLVDADGIPQQDAPTIGATNWAGGLTATEYLIRLGHRRIGLITGLPQLMCSRARMDGYRAALEAAGLPVDDALIHQGDFYHESGYAGGTRLLRLPDPPTAIFASCDQMALGVYEAVRQAGLRVGADVSVVGFDDLPEVRWSSPPLTTVRQPLAEMGMLAARTVLRLARGEHVESLRVELATELVVRDSAQPPRA, encoded by the coding sequence GTGGCCGAGAACAAGCCGCCCAAGGTCACCATCGCCGCGATCGCGGACCTCGCCGGGGTGTCCGTGCCGACCGTGTCCCGGGTCGTCAACGGACGCTCCGATGTGGCTCTGTCCACCCGGGAGCGGGTGGAGGAGCTGCTCACGCGCCACGGCTACCGCCGCCGCGCCAGTGCCGGGCGGGCCGGGTCCGGCCTGCTGGACCTGGTCTTCAACGACCTGGACAGCCCGTGGGCCGTCGAGATCATCCGGGGCGTCGAGGACGTCGCGCACGCCGCCGGCATCGGCACCGTGGTCTCCGCGATCCACCGCCGCACCGCCTCGGCCAAGCAGTGGCTGGACGGCGTACGCTCCCGCGCCACCGAGGGCGTCATCTTCGTGACCTCCATGGTCGAGCCGCCGCTGCAGGCCGAGCTGCGCCGCCTCAACATCCCGGTCGTGCTGGTCGACGCCGACGGCATCCCGCAGCAGGACGCGCCCACCATCGGCGCCACCAACTGGGCGGGCGGCCTGACCGCCACGGAGTACCTGATCCGCCTCGGCCACCGCCGCATCGGCCTGATCACCGGCCTGCCGCAGCTGATGTGCAGCCGGGCCCGGATGGACGGCTACCGGGCCGCGCTGGAGGCGGCCGGGCTGCCCGTCGACGACGCCCTCATCCACCAGGGCGACTTCTACCACGAGTCCGGGTATGCGGGCGGCACCCGGCTGCTGCGCCTGCCCGACCCGCCGACGGCGATCTTCGCCTCCTGCGACCAGATGGCACTCGGCGTCTACGAGGCGGTGCGCCAGGCGGGCCTGCGCGTGGGCGCGGACGTCAGCGTGGTCGGCTTCGACGACCTGCCCGAGGTGCGCTGGTCGTCCCCGCCGCTGACCACCGTCCGCCAGCCGCTGGCCGAGATGGGCATGCTCGCCGCGCGCACCGTGCTGCGGCTGGCCCGGGGCGAGCACGTGGAGAGCCTGCGCGTGGAGCTGGCCACCGAGCTGGTGGTGCGGGACAGCGCGCAGCCGCCGCGGGCATAG
- a CDS encoding carbohydrate ABC transporter permease gives MSPSTTTDLRRDDAATELLAAAPAATHPRGRRARPRSGRLGTIVVFLAPALVLFLLLVIAPILVAGYASTFKWNGFGLPENYVGLDNFTRAFQDPTFLGDLWRSLVLITLSLVIQLPVSLGLAMLLNQPLKGRSVYRLIFFAPYVLSEVTTAVLFTLVLSPNRGLGDTLSKWLGADAGAVFADPDTVLIALFLVISWKYFGFHMILYLAGRQGIPRELTEAATTDGASAWQVFRHVTLPLLGPTIRISVFLSVIGSIQLFDMVWVLTGGGPIHASETMAVTMYQFGFRRFEVGYASAISIIMFLLSLIFALFYQRYVLRRDTEGAITTRGVQR, from the coding sequence ATGAGCCCATCGACGACGACCGACCTGCGACGCGACGACGCGGCGACCGAGCTCTTGGCGGCAGCCCCGGCGGCCACGCACCCGCGTGGCCGCCGGGCCCGGCCCCGCTCCGGCCGCCTGGGCACCATCGTGGTCTTCCTGGCCCCGGCGCTGGTGCTGTTCCTGCTGCTGGTGATCGCGCCGATCCTGGTCGCGGGCTACGCCAGCACGTTCAAGTGGAACGGCTTCGGCCTGCCCGAGAACTACGTGGGGCTGGACAACTTCACCCGCGCCTTCCAGGACCCGACCTTCCTCGGCGACCTGTGGCGGTCCCTCGTGCTCATCACCCTGTCGCTGGTGATCCAGCTGCCGGTGTCGCTGGGCCTGGCGATGCTGCTCAACCAGCCGCTCAAGGGCCGCAGCGTGTACCGGCTGATCTTCTTCGCCCCGTACGTGCTCTCCGAGGTCACCACCGCGGTCCTGTTCACCCTGGTGCTCTCGCCCAACCGGGGCCTGGGCGACACGCTGTCGAAGTGGCTGGGCGCCGACGCCGGAGCCGTCTTCGCCGATCCGGACACCGTTCTGATCGCCCTGTTCCTGGTGATCTCGTGGAAGTACTTCGGCTTCCACATGATCCTCTACCTGGCGGGGCGGCAGGGCATTCCGCGTGAGCTGACCGAGGCGGCCACGACCGACGGGGCGAGTGCGTGGCAGGTGTTCCGGCACGTCACGCTGCCGCTGCTCGGGCCCACGATCCGGATCAGCGTGTTCCTGTCGGTCATCGGCAGCATCCAGCTGTTCGACATGGTCTGGGTGCTCACCGGCGGCGGCCCGATCCACGCCTCGGAGACCATGGCCGTGACCATGTACCAGTTCGGCTTCCGCCGCTTCGAGGTCGGCTACGCCAGCGCCATCAGCATCATCATGTTCCTGCTCAGCCTGATCTTCGCGCTGTTCTACCAGCGATACGTGCTGCGCCGCGACACCGAGGGCGCGATCACCACGAGGGGAGTCCAGCGATGA
- a CDS encoding carbohydrate ABC transporter permease gives MTVNRENPVVRVRRTVLHLVSIAIGALIVVPVGFGVLGGFKDNGQLSTNPLGWPDPWVPENYTGIVTSEVFWRQLGNSTLIALATVLVVVGASAMASFIFARFAFRGREALFTLFAVGLMFPFAVAILPLFILLRGMGLLDNPLGVILPQAAFGLPTTIIILRQFFRTIPAEVEEAATLDGCTPFGFFWRILLPMAKPALATVSVLAIVASWNNFMLPLVVFTDQSWWTLPVGVQAFQGQYADDTARVLAYVVLSMIPALGFYAIAERQLVGGLAGSVKG, from the coding sequence ATGACCGTCAACCGCGAGAACCCGGTGGTGCGGGTGCGCCGTACCGTGCTGCACCTGGTGTCGATCGCGATCGGCGCGCTGATCGTGGTGCCCGTCGGGTTCGGGGTGCTGGGCGGGTTCAAGGACAACGGCCAGCTGTCCACCAACCCGCTCGGCTGGCCCGACCCGTGGGTGCCGGAGAACTACACCGGCATCGTCACCTCGGAGGTGTTCTGGCGGCAGCTCGGCAACAGCACCCTGATCGCGCTGGCGACGGTGCTGGTGGTGGTCGGGGCGTCGGCGATGGCGTCGTTCATCTTCGCGCGGTTCGCGTTCCGGGGGCGGGAGGCGCTGTTCACGCTGTTCGCGGTCGGGCTGATGTTCCCGTTCGCGGTGGCGATCCTGCCGCTGTTCATCCTGCTGCGCGGCATGGGCCTGCTGGACAACCCGCTCGGCGTCATCCTGCCGCAGGCCGCGTTCGGGCTGCCCACGACGATCATCATCCTGCGGCAGTTCTTCCGGACCATCCCGGCCGAGGTCGAGGAGGCGGCGACACTCGACGGGTGCACGCCGTTCGGGTTCTTCTGGCGCATCCTGCTGCCCATGGCCAAGCCCGCGCTGGCGACCGTGTCGGTGCTGGCGATCGTGGCCAGCTGGAACAACTTCATGCTCCCGCTGGTCGTGTTCACCGACCAGAGCTGGTGGACCCTGCCCGTCGGGGTCCAGGCCTTCCAGGGCCAGTACGCCGACGACACCGCCCGCGTACTGGCCTACGTCGTACTGTCCATGATCCCCGCGCTCGGCTTCTACGCCATAGCCGAACGGCAGCTCGTCGGCGGTCTCGCCGGCAGCGTCAAAGGCTGA
- a CDS encoding TMEM165/GDT1 family protein: MEGFAAALVVSFAVVFVAELGDKSQLMAMTFATRYRAGTVLAGITIATALVHLVSVGVGVGLGAALPTGWISLAAGVAFLGFAAWTLRGDSLTEDEKSKAQRGGRSALWAVGGAFFLAELGDKTMLATITLATQHGWFGTWIGSTVGMVAADALAILVGRWLGRSLPERAIRYGAAALFLLFGAWLIVEGWTRVA; encoded by the coding sequence GTGGAAGGTTTCGCCGCCGCCCTGGTGGTCAGTTTCGCCGTCGTCTTCGTCGCCGAGCTGGGCGACAAGTCGCAGCTCATGGCGATGACGTTCGCCACCCGCTACCGTGCCGGCACGGTGCTCGCGGGCATCACCATCGCCACCGCACTGGTGCACCTGGTGTCGGTCGGGGTCGGCGTCGGCCTCGGCGCCGCGCTGCCCACCGGCTGGATCAGCCTGGCCGCCGGGGTGGCGTTCCTCGGTTTCGCGGCCTGGACGCTGCGCGGCGACAGCCTCACCGAGGACGAGAAGTCCAAGGCCCAGCGGGGCGGCCGGTCCGCGCTGTGGGCCGTCGGCGGCGCGTTCTTCCTGGCCGAGCTGGGCGACAAGACGATGCTGGCCACCATCACCCTGGCCACCCAGCACGGCTGGTTCGGCACCTGGATCGGTTCGACGGTCGGCATGGTCGCCGCCGACGCCCTGGCCATCCTGGTCGGCCGCTGGCTCGGCCGGAGCCTGCCGGAACGCGCCATCCGCTACGGCGCCGCCGCCCTCTTCCTCCTCTTCGGCGCCTGGCTCATCGTCGAGGGCTGGACCCGGGTCGCCTGA
- a CDS encoding glycoside hydrolase family 43 protein, whose translation MSTETAHVATAARSIRNPVLPGFHPDPSILRVGDDYYLATSTFEWYPGVRVHHSRDLVHWQPLGGIVTERRLLDLRGCGDSNGVWAPDLTWHDGLFHLVYSDVASFASGYWDPQNFLTTAPDISGPWSDPVPLHSHGFDAALFHDEDGTTWLLSMSADWRPGRDRFGGIEIQRYDREKRQLVGNAQIIFRGTAAGLTEGPHLYRRDGWYWLVTAEGGTSWEHQVTVARSRNLLGPYEVDPAGPLLTSVDRPDLRLQKAGHGSLVQTQGGEWYLAHLVARPYSPRGNCVLGRETAIQRVDWPDGGWPSIPGGIPADEYQAPDLPAHPWPDEPATDHFDGPDLSVCWSTLRRPATPDWIDLRSRPSHLRVRGGQSPVGKQTPSLVARRVGAERCSLETAVEFDPRDHRHLAGITAYYNTLNWYYLYLTRADDGRAVLELLSSDSGRRTVYPELTVDASTAGRVGLRAVYDGPVVRFAYDLGEGWRELPVELDATILSDEHAALIIDGEPAAWGFTGAFLGLWVQDLGNDGVYADFDHATYLEH comes from the coding sequence ATGTCGACCGAGACCGCTCACGTGGCCACGGCCGCCCGGTCGATCCGCAACCCGGTCCTGCCCGGGTTCCACCCGGACCCCTCGATCCTGCGCGTCGGCGACGACTACTACCTGGCCACCTCGACCTTCGAGTGGTACCCCGGCGTACGCGTCCACCACTCCCGCGACCTCGTCCACTGGCAGCCCCTCGGCGGCATCGTCACCGAACGCCGCCTGCTCGACCTGCGCGGCTGCGGCGACTCCAACGGCGTCTGGGCCCCCGACCTCACCTGGCACGACGGCCTGTTCCACCTCGTCTACAGCGACGTCGCCAGCTTCGCCAGCGGCTACTGGGACCCCCAGAACTTCCTCACCACGGCGCCGGACATCAGCGGACCCTGGTCGGACCCGGTGCCGCTGCACTCGCACGGCTTCGACGCCGCCCTGTTCCACGACGAGGACGGCACCACCTGGCTGCTGTCGATGAGCGCGGACTGGCGGCCGGGACGGGACCGCTTCGGCGGCATCGAGATCCAGCGCTACGACCGGGAGAAGCGGCAGCTCGTCGGCAACGCGCAGATCATCTTCCGGGGGACCGCGGCGGGTTTGACCGAGGGCCCGCACCTGTACCGGCGCGACGGCTGGTACTGGCTGGTCACCGCCGAGGGCGGCACCAGCTGGGAGCACCAGGTCACGGTGGCGCGGTCGCGCAACCTGCTGGGGCCGTACGAGGTGGACCCGGCCGGGCCGCTGCTGACCTCGGTGGACCGTCCCGACCTGCGGTTGCAGAAGGCCGGGCACGGCAGCCTGGTGCAGACCCAGGGCGGCGAGTGGTACCTGGCGCACCTGGTCGCCCGCCCGTACAGCCCCCGTGGCAACTGCGTGCTGGGCCGGGAGACCGCGATCCAGCGCGTGGACTGGCCCGACGGCGGCTGGCCGAGCATCCCCGGCGGCATTCCCGCCGACGAGTACCAGGCGCCCGACCTGCCCGCCCACCCGTGGCCCGACGAGCCCGCCACCGACCACTTCGACGGCCCGGACCTGTCCGTCTGCTGGTCCACCCTGCGCCGTCCCGCCACACCGGACTGGATCGACCTGCGCTCGCGCCCCTCGCACCTGCGGGTGCGCGGCGGGCAGTCGCCGGTCGGCAAGCAGACCCCGAGCCTGGTCGCGCGGCGGGTAGGCGCCGAGCGGTGCTCGCTGGAGACGGCCGTGGAGTTCGATCCGCGCGACCACCGCCACCTGGCCGGGATCACCGCGTACTACAACACCCTGAACTGGTACTACCTTTACCTGACCCGAGCCGACGACGGCCGGGCGGTGCTGGAGCTGCTCAGCTCCGACAGCGGCCGGCGCACGGTGTACCCGGAGCTCACCGTGGACGCGAGCACGGCCGGGCGGGTCGGGCTGCGCGCGGTGTACGACGGGCCGGTGGTGCGCTTCGCCTACGACCTGGGCGAAGGCTGGCGGGAGCTGCCGGTCGAGCTGGACGCGACGATCCTGTCCGACGAGCACGCGGCGCTGATCATCGACGGCGAGCCGGCCGCGTGGGGCTTCACCGGCGCGTTCCTCGGCCTGTGGGTGCAGGACCTCGGCAACGACGGCGTGTACGCCGACTTCGACCACGCCACCTACCTGGAACACTGA
- a CDS encoding extracellular solute-binding protein: protein MTAFLSRRTLLGLAGAGAGAYLLSACGSDEPADPNAPQTINWWHIQNTEPMLPVWAAIAKEYESAHTNVKVVIQPLENEAFKAKLTTATQAGSPPDLFQSWGGGVLKQQVDAGLVKDITADVQPWIGSLLPASVQPFTIDGKIYGVPFDVGMVGFWYNKDLFAKAGITAPPTTWAELLTTVSKIKAAGIVPIALAGKDKWPGHFYWAYLAMRIGGLGALQQAAETKNFDTPDFVAAGQRLKELVDLQPFQKGFLGAEYGSPDGQAATMGNGGAAMELMGQWAPSVQASSSTSKKGLGDKLAFFPFPSVDGGKGTVAEAFGGGNGFVVGKNAPAATTDFLKTLLDVANQRKSAETGAVLPTVKDAADAIKDPNSKTVASSLAAATGFQLYLDQAYPPAVGQQVNDSVAELIAGSKKAEDIVKDITTVAKSQ, encoded by the coding sequence ATGACAGCGTTTCTCTCCCGCCGTACGCTGCTCGGCCTGGCCGGGGCCGGCGCGGGCGCGTACCTGCTGAGCGCCTGCGGCAGCGACGAGCCGGCCGACCCGAACGCGCCGCAGACGATCAACTGGTGGCACATCCAGAACACCGAGCCGATGCTGCCGGTCTGGGCGGCGATCGCCAAGGAGTACGAGTCGGCGCACACGAACGTGAAGGTCGTGATCCAGCCGCTGGAGAACGAGGCGTTCAAGGCGAAGCTGACCACGGCGACGCAGGCGGGCTCGCCGCCGGACCTGTTCCAGTCGTGGGGCGGTGGCGTGCTCAAGCAGCAGGTCGACGCGGGTCTGGTCAAGGACATCACGGCTGACGTGCAGCCGTGGATCGGTTCGCTGCTGCCGGCGTCGGTGCAGCCGTTCACGATCGACGGGAAGATCTACGGTGTTCCGTTCGACGTGGGCATGGTCGGGTTCTGGTACAACAAGGACCTGTTCGCCAAGGCCGGGATCACCGCGCCGCCCACCACCTGGGCTGAGCTGCTGACCACGGTAAGCAAGATCAAGGCCGCGGGCATCGTGCCGATCGCGCTGGCCGGCAAGGACAAGTGGCCGGGCCACTTCTACTGGGCCTACCTCGCCATGCGCATCGGTGGCCTCGGCGCGCTGCAGCAGGCCGCGGAGACCAAGAACTTCGACACCCCGGACTTCGTCGCGGCCGGTCAGCGGCTCAAGGAGCTGGTGGATCTGCAGCCGTTCCAGAAGGGCTTCCTCGGCGCGGAGTACGGCTCGCCGGACGGGCAGGCCGCGACCATGGGCAACGGCGGCGCGGCGATGGAGCTGATGGGCCAGTGGGCCCCGTCGGTCCAGGCCTCCTCCTCCACCAGCAAGAAGGGCCTGGGCGACAAGCTCGCGTTCTTCCCGTTCCCGTCGGTCGACGGCGGCAAGGGCACGGTGGCGGAGGCGTTCGGCGGCGGCAACGGGTTCGTGGTGGGCAAGAACGCGCCCGCCGCGACGACGGACTTCCTGAAGACGCTGCTGGACGTGGCCAACCAGCGCAAGTCGGCGGAGACGGGTGCGGTGCTGCCGACGGTGAAGGACGCCGCGGACGCGATCAAGGACCCGAACAGCAAGACGGTGGCGTCGAGCCTGGCCGCGGCGACGGGCTTCCAGCTGTACCTGGACCAGGCGTACCCGCCGGCGGTGGGTCAGCAGGTCAACGACAGCGTGGCCGAGCTGATCGCCGGGTCGAAGAAGGCCGAGGACATCGTCAAGGACATCACCACGGTGGCGAAGAGCCAGTAG
- a CDS encoding endo-1,4-beta-xylanase: MTPPRVRIRDTRRRLASLAALTLVSALAVPALSAAPAAAATPLRTLAAAKGKFIGFAAATNPLANEAAYRTIAQTEFNQVTAENAMKWESTEPSDNSWTFSGADQIVDFAVANSQQVHGHTLIWHQQTPGWVQGLGATAMRTAIQDHIATLVGRYADNAALVSWDVVNEVFNEDGTFRTSFWYNTLGQSYIADAFRWARAADPNAKLCINDYNVEGVNAKSTAMYNLVQSLRAQNVPVDCVGFQSHLATQYGFPSDMRQNLERFAALGVEVRITELDIRIQTPRTSAKDATQAQYYTNAVNACLAVPACSGITIWGFTDKYSWVPDTFPSEGAALIYDENYQAKPAYTAVNTAFGGTPTTDTQAPTTPGTPVASGITSSSVNLSWTASTDNVGVTGYDILRAPGTSGGTFTQVGTSTTASFSNTGLSANTAYRYQVRARDAAGNVSAVSSAVTVTTTTGGGTGGGCGATATVQTQWQTGYVIEPVRVTNSGTSAISGWTVTFTLPAGHTVTGSWNATLTTSGQTVTARNAAYNGSLGAGASTTFGFQVSRPNGDTATASGFTCATP; the protein is encoded by the coding sequence GTGACGCCTCCACGCGTCCGTATCCGTGATACCCGGCGCCGCCTGGCGTCGCTCGCCGCGCTGACGCTGGTGTCCGCGCTCGCCGTCCCGGCGCTGTCGGCCGCGCCCGCGGCCGCCGCCACCCCGCTGCGCACCCTGGCCGCAGCCAAGGGCAAGTTCATCGGCTTCGCCGCCGCCACCAACCCGCTGGCCAACGAGGCCGCCTACCGGACCATCGCGCAGACCGAGTTCAACCAGGTCACCGCCGAGAACGCGATGAAGTGGGAGTCGACCGAGCCGTCGGACAACAGCTGGACCTTCAGCGGCGCCGACCAGATCGTCGACTTCGCGGTCGCGAACAGCCAGCAGGTGCACGGCCACACGCTGATCTGGCACCAGCAGACGCCCGGCTGGGTGCAGGGCCTGGGCGCCACGGCGATGCGCACCGCGATCCAGGACCACATCGCGACCCTGGTCGGCCGCTACGCCGACAACGCGGCGCTCGTGTCGTGGGACGTGGTCAACGAGGTGTTCAACGAGGACGGCACCTTCCGGACCAGTTTCTGGTACAACACTCTCGGCCAGAGCTACATCGCCGACGCGTTCCGCTGGGCCCGCGCCGCCGACCCGAACGCGAAGCTCTGCATCAACGACTACAACGTCGAGGGCGTCAACGCGAAGAGCACCGCGATGTACAACCTGGTCCAGTCGCTGCGCGCGCAGAACGTGCCGGTCGACTGCGTCGGCTTCCAGTCCCACCTGGCCACGCAGTACGGCTTCCCGAGCGACATGCGGCAGAACCTGGAGCGCTTCGCGGCGCTGGGGGTCGAGGTCCGCATCACCGAGCTGGACATCCGGATCCAGACGCCGCGCACCTCGGCCAAGGACGCCACCCAGGCGCAGTACTACACCAACGCGGTGAACGCCTGCCTCGCCGTCCCGGCGTGCTCGGGCATCACCATCTGGGGCTTCACCGACAAGTACTCGTGGGTGCCGGACACCTTCCCCAGCGAGGGCGCCGCGCTCATCTACGACGAGAACTACCAGGCCAAGCCCGCGTACACGGCGGTGAACACCGCGTTCGGCGGCACGCCCACGACCGACACCCAGGCCCCGACGACGCCGGGCACACCGGTCGCCTCCGGGATCACGTCCAGCAGCGTGAACCTGTCCTGGACCGCCTCGACCGACAACGTCGGCGTCACCGGATACGACATCCTGCGCGCCCCGGGCACCTCGGGCGGCACGTTCACGCAGGTCGGCACGTCGACGACGGCCTCGTTCAGCAACACCGGGCTGAGCGCGAACACGGCATACCGCTACCAGGTCCGGGCGCGTGACGCCGCGGGCAACGTGTCGGCGGTGTCCAGCGCGGTCACCGTCACCACCACGACCGGCGGCGGCACCGGGGGCGGCTGCGGGGCCACCGCGACCGTGCAGACGCAGTGGCAGACCGGCTACGTGATCGAGCCGGTGCGGGTCACCAACAGCGGCACCTCGGCGATCAGCGGCTGGACCGTCACCTTCACCCTCCCGGCCGGGCACACTGTCACCGGCAGCTGGAACGCGACGCTGACTACCAGCGGCCAGACCGTGACCGCCCGCAACGCCGCGTACAACGGCAGCCTGGGCGCGGGCGCGAGCACCACGTTCGGCTTCCAGGTCAGCCGGCCCAACGGCGACACCGCCACGGCGAGCGGCTTCACCTGCGCCACGCCGTGA
- a CDS encoding winged helix DNA-binding domain-containing protein, which translates to MIDRRQVLSFRVHAQQLDRAAGTLGDTAILDLGVQDTGPDGAGWALAVRGLDPAAQEGDDLVLLWTVRGAPHLYRRADLGRVAAAVTPYSEADAGRRIYDAAKPLKAAGIPILDALDEVAARMREIVREPTVKGEVSGRLAELLPEPYLRFCRPCNATHLYEMPFRLAAVRAGLELAPGTSPPVLRRSGGFRKAAAPGERHDLIRAYLRLLGPATPKHVADYLDAPVKDVQAHWPQDTAEVTVEGEKRWLLAADEPALSAATATGVRLLAPFDLFLQAKDRTTLVPDAARAKQLWPVLGRPGAVLADGEPVGVWRPRKSGRKLTVAVEPWGQLSAAVREQVAEQAERLAAYRDATLAGVEIA; encoded by the coding sequence ATGATCGATCGGCGTCAGGTGCTGAGCTTCCGCGTCCACGCCCAGCAGCTCGACCGCGCGGCGGGCACCCTCGGCGACACCGCGATCCTCGACCTGGGGGTGCAGGACACCGGGCCCGACGGCGCCGGCTGGGCGTTGGCGGTGCGCGGTCTCGACCCCGCCGCCCAGGAAGGCGACGACCTGGTGCTGCTGTGGACCGTACGCGGCGCGCCGCACCTCTACCGCCGGGCCGACCTGGGCCGGGTGGCCGCCGCCGTGACGCCGTACTCCGAGGCCGACGCGGGCCGGCGCATCTACGACGCGGCAAAGCCGCTCAAGGCGGCCGGCATCCCGATCCTGGACGCGCTCGACGAGGTCGCCGCCCGCATGCGCGAGATCGTGCGCGAGCCCACGGTCAAGGGCGAGGTGTCCGGCCGCCTGGCCGAGCTGCTGCCGGAGCCGTACCTGCGCTTCTGCCGTCCGTGCAACGCGACGCACCTGTACGAGATGCCGTTCCGGCTGGCTGCCGTGCGAGCCGGGCTGGAGCTGGCGCCCGGCACCTCTCCCCCGGTGCTGCGGCGCAGCGGCGGCTTCCGGAAGGCGGCCGCCCCCGGCGAGCGCCACGACCTGATCCGGGCGTACCTGCGGCTGCTCGGCCCGGCCACGCCCAAGCATGTCGCCGACTACCTCGACGCGCCGGTCAAGGACGTGCAGGCGCACTGGCCGCAGGACACCGCCGAGGTGACGGTCGAGGGTGAGAAGCGCTGGCTGCTCGCCGCCGACGAACCCGCGCTGTCGGCGGCCACCGCGACCGGTGTCCGGCTGCTCGCCCCGTTCGACCTGTTCCTCCAGGCCAAGGACCGGACCACGCTGGTGCCCGACGCGGCCCGCGCCAAGCAGCTGTGGCCGGTGCTGGGCCGCCCCGGCGCGGTGCTGGCCGACGGCGAGCCGGTCGGCGTCTGGCGTCCACGCAAGTCAGGCCGCAAGCTGACGGTCGCGGTCGAGCCGTGGGGGCAGCTGTCCGCCGCCGTCCGCGAGCAGGTCGCAGAGCAGGCCGAACGGCTCGCCGCATATCGCGACGCCACCCTCGCCGGGGTGGAGATCGCCTGA